A stretch of the Streptomyces sp. WMMB303 genome encodes the following:
- a CDS encoding NAD(P)-binding domain-containing protein, with protein MSSQQLPVVVIGAGPVGLAAAAHLVERKIEPLVLESGPTAGTAVREWSHVRLFSPWGEVTDPAAEKLLAPTGWVQPDAAAYPSGGDWAEQYLQPLADALGERVRFGATVTGVARAGLDRVVDADREAQPYAVHVRYADGHEDRIAARAVVDASGTWNIPGPAGGSGLPALGERAAADRVTYRVPDLADPAVRARYAGKRTAVLGSGASAFTALAHLADLARTDDGAGTKAVWLLRRDLSDSTFGGGEADQLPARGALGLAAKAAVDDGHAEAVTGFRTAAVERAADGRLLPASEDGRRLEPVDEMIVLTGLRPDLSFLSEIRLRLDERLQAPAELAPLIDPNLHSCGTVYPHGHRELSHPDRGIYLVGMKSYGRAPTFLALTGYEQVRSVAAALAGDLESADRVELTLPETGVCSGTGLPVAPEAEQLAEGGCCGS; from the coding sequence ATGAGTTCTCAGCAGCTTCCCGTCGTGGTGATCGGAGCCGGTCCGGTCGGCCTGGCCGCTGCCGCGCACCTCGTCGAGCGGAAGATCGAGCCCCTCGTCCTGGAGTCCGGTCCGACCGCCGGGACAGCCGTTCGCGAGTGGTCCCACGTGCGGCTGTTCTCCCCCTGGGGCGAGGTGACCGACCCGGCGGCGGAGAAGCTGCTCGCCCCGACCGGCTGGGTCCAGCCCGACGCGGCCGCCTACCCCTCGGGCGGCGACTGGGCGGAGCAGTACCTCCAGCCGCTCGCCGACGCCCTGGGGGAGCGGGTCCGCTTCGGCGCCACCGTCACCGGCGTCGCCCGGGCCGGGCTCGACCGCGTCGTCGACGCCGACCGCGAGGCCCAGCCCTACGCCGTCCACGTCCGGTACGCGGACGGACACGAGGACCGGATCGCCGCCCGCGCGGTCGTCGACGCCTCCGGCACCTGGAACATCCCCGGCCCCGCGGGCGGCAGCGGCCTGCCCGCGCTCGGCGAGCGAGCCGCGGCCGACCGCGTCACCTACCGCGTCCCCGACCTCGCAGATCCGGCGGTACGGGCCCGCTACGCGGGCAAGCGCACCGCCGTCCTCGGCTCGGGCGCCTCCGCCTTCACCGCCCTCGCCCACCTGGCCGACCTCGCCAGGACGGACGACGGAGCCGGCACGAAGGCGGTCTGGCTCCTGCGGCGGGACCTCTCCGACTCCACCTTCGGCGGTGGCGAGGCCGACCAACTCCCCGCCCGCGGCGCCCTCGGCCTCGCGGCCAAGGCCGCCGTCGACGACGGACACGCCGAAGCGGTCACCGGCTTCCGCACCGCCGCCGTCGAGCGGGCGGCCGACGGCCGCCTGTTGCCGGCCTCCGAGGACGGGCGGCGCCTCGAACCGGTGGACGAGATGATCGTCCTCACCGGCCTCCGTCCGGACCTGTCCTTCCTCTCCGAGATCCGCCTCCGGCTGGACGAGCGCCTCCAGGCACCGGCCGAACTCGCCCCGCTGATCGACCCGAACCTCCACTCCTGCGGCACCGTCTACCCGCACGGCCACCGCGAGCTGTCCCACCCGGACCGGGGCATCTACCTCGTCGGCATGAAGTCCTACGGCCGCGCGCCCACGTTCCTCGCGCTGACCGGCTACGAGCAGGTCCGCTCCGTGGCCGCAGCCCTCGCCGGAGACCTCGAATCCGCGGACCGTGTCGAACTCACCCTGCCCGAGACCGGCGTGTGCAGCGGCACCGGACTCCCCGTCGCCCCCGAAGCCGAACAGCTCGCCGAGGGCGGCTGCTGCGGTTCGTGA
- a CDS encoding metalloregulator ArsR/SmtB family transcription factor, translating to MPKPSTPPADVVPCCPPLTERPMTAEEAETAARMFKALGDPVRLRLFSTVASHPGGEACVCDISDVGVSQPTVSHHLKKLKDAGLLLSERRGTWVYYRVTPSVLAAMGQILTTGPATA from the coding sequence ATGCCGAAGCCCAGTACCCCGCCCGCCGACGTGGTGCCGTGCTGCCCGCCGCTGACCGAGCGCCCCATGACGGCAGAGGAGGCCGAGACCGCCGCACGGATGTTCAAGGCGCTCGGCGACCCGGTGCGGCTGCGGCTGTTCTCGACGGTCGCCTCCCATCCGGGCGGCGAGGCGTGCGTGTGCGACATCTCCGACGTCGGGGTCTCCCAGCCGACCGTCTCCCACCATCTGAAGAAGTTGAAGGACGCCGGACTGCTGCTCTCCGAGCGGCGCGGCACCTGGGTCTACTACCGGGTGACCCCGTCCGTGCTCGCCGCGATGGGACAGATCCTGACGACCGGGCCGGCGACCGCCTGA
- the arsB gene encoding ACR3 family arsenite efflux transporter, translating into MSATEETTEPPAHDARAADGGVVRGLSTLDRFLAVWILAAMAAGLGLGRAVPGLGDALSEVEIGGISLPIAVGLLIMMYPVLAKVRYDRLEAVTGDRKLMVSSLVVNWILGPAVMFALAWLFLPDLPEYRTGLIIVGLARCIAMVIIWNDLACGDREAAAVLVALNSVFQVLAFGLLGWFYLDLLPQWLNLGDGQGLDVSVWHIALNVVVFLGIPLLAGFLTRRLGEKKLGREPYERNFLPKLGPWALYGLLFTIVLLFALQGKTITSQPLDVARIALPLLVYFALMWFGTFALGKAIGLAYDRTATLAFTAAGNNFELAIAVAIATFGVTSGQALSGVVGPLIEVPVLVALVYVSLAWRGKFAAR; encoded by the coding sequence GTGAGTGCCACCGAAGAGACCACCGAACCGCCCGCGCACGACGCCCGCGCCGCGGACGGAGGCGTCGTCCGCGGGCTCTCCACCCTCGACCGCTTCCTGGCCGTGTGGATCCTGGCCGCCATGGCCGCCGGCCTGGGCCTGGGCCGGGCGGTCCCCGGTCTCGGCGACGCGCTGTCCGAGGTCGAGATCGGCGGCATCTCGCTGCCGATCGCCGTCGGTCTGCTGATCATGATGTACCCGGTGCTGGCCAAGGTCCGCTACGACCGGCTGGAGGCGGTCACCGGCGACCGGAAACTGATGGTCTCGTCGCTGGTGGTCAACTGGATCCTCGGTCCGGCCGTGATGTTCGCGCTCGCGTGGCTCTTCCTCCCCGATCTGCCCGAGTACCGCACCGGGCTGATCATCGTCGGCCTGGCCCGCTGCATCGCCATGGTCATCATCTGGAACGACCTGGCATGCGGCGACCGCGAGGCCGCCGCCGTGCTCGTCGCCCTCAACTCCGTCTTCCAGGTCCTCGCGTTCGGCCTGCTCGGCTGGTTCTACCTCGACCTGCTGCCCCAGTGGCTGAACCTCGGCGACGGGCAGGGCCTGGACGTCTCCGTCTGGCATATCGCGCTGAACGTCGTCGTCTTCCTCGGCATCCCGCTGCTGGCCGGCTTCCTCACCCGCCGCCTCGGCGAGAAGAAGCTGGGCCGCGAACCGTATGAGCGGAACTTCCTGCCGAAGCTCGGGCCGTGGGCGCTCTACGGTCTGCTCTTCACGATCGTGCTGCTCTTCGCCCTCCAGGGGAAGACGATCACCTCGCAGCCCCTGGACGTGGCCCGCATCGCGCTGCCGCTGCTGGTGTACTTCGCGCTGATGTGGTTCGGCACCTTCGCGCTCGGCAAGGCGATCGGCCTGGCCTACGACCGCACGGCCACTCTGGCCTTCACCGCTGCCGGGAACAACTTCGAGCTGGCCATCGCGGTCGCCATCGCCACCTTCGGCGTCACCTCCGGCCAGGCCCTCTCCGGAGTCGTCGGTCCGCTCATCGAGGTCCCGGTGCTGGTGGCGCTGGTGTATGTCTCCCTGGCCTGGCGCGGGAAGTTCGCCGCGCGGTGA
- a CDS encoding metalloregulator ArsR/SmtB family transcription factor translates to MLTSVETDLIRVLADPLRMSIVNLLARETLCTTHLVEETGARQTNLSNHLRVLRDAGVVDTEPCGRFTYYRLRPDVLAALAGQFAELAETARATAAADTKRACP, encoded by the coding sequence ATGCTGACGTCAGTCGAGACTGATCTGATCCGGGTGCTGGCCGACCCGCTCCGGATGTCGATCGTGAACCTGCTCGCCCGGGAGACCCTGTGCACCACGCACCTGGTCGAGGAGACCGGCGCGCGCCAGACGAATCTCTCCAACCATCTGCGGGTGCTGCGTGATGCCGGAGTGGTGGACACCGAGCCGTGCGGCCGGTTCACCTACTACCGGCTGCGGCCCGATGTCCTCGCCGCCCTCGCCGGACAGTTCGCCGAGCTGGCCGAGACCGCCCGCGCCACCGCCGCGGCCGACACCAAGCGGGCCTGCCCGTGA
- a CDS encoding arsenate reductase ArsC, which produces MPATPTASVLFVCVHNAGRSQMAAGFLSHLAGDRVEVRSAGSLPGDQVNPAAVEAMREVGIDISGQRPKALTPAAVQASDYVITMGCGDACPVFPGRTYLDWALADPAGKGVESVRPIRDEIRTRIEALVAEIDAAGPPPAEG; this is translated from the coding sequence ATGCCCGCCACTCCCACCGCGTCCGTGCTGTTCGTCTGCGTCCACAACGCCGGGCGCTCGCAGATGGCCGCCGGCTTCCTCAGCCACCTCGCGGGTGACCGCGTCGAGGTCCGCTCCGCGGGCTCGCTCCCCGGCGACCAGGTCAACCCGGCAGCGGTCGAGGCCATGAGGGAGGTGGGCATCGACATCTCCGGCCAGCGGCCGAAGGCGCTCACCCCCGCGGCCGTCCAGGCGTCCGACTACGTCATCACCATGGGCTGCGGCGACGCCTGCCCGGTCTTCCCCGGCCGGACCTATCTCGACTGGGCACTGGCGGACCCGGCGGGAAAGGGCGTGGAGTCCGTGCGCCCCATCCGCGACGAGATCAGGACCCGCATCGAGGCGCTCGTCGCCGAGATCGACGCGGCGGGCCCCCCGCCGGCCGAGGGCTGA
- a CDS encoding ABC transporter permease, which produces MATLTLASRPASGPLRTLRDGLIIAWRNLVNLRRTPGAVIAALVQPLMFVLLLAYVFGGSLGGAEYRTFLMGGIFAQAVTFNASFTAIGLAGDMDRGMVDRFRALPMPRGSVILGRTLSDLAMSAVTLTVTSLCGLLVGWRVEGTVAAAAAGYALVLLFAFAMSWVGATIGLMARSVEVAQSAGLIWLFPVTFVSGAFVSVTSMPGPLRVVAEWNPVSATATAARSLFGNEAPTAVAPPGSWPVEHAVLYAPLCALAVIAVFMPLAVSRYRRIARG; this is translated from the coding sequence ATGGCGACCCTGACCCTCGCGTCGCGCCCGGCCTCGGGCCCGCTGCGCACCCTGCGCGACGGGCTGATCATCGCCTGGCGGAACCTCGTCAACCTCCGCCGCACACCGGGAGCCGTCATCGCGGCCCTGGTCCAGCCGCTGATGTTCGTTCTGCTGCTGGCCTACGTGTTCGGTGGCAGTCTGGGGGGCGCCGAATACCGGACCTTTCTGATGGGCGGCATCTTCGCCCAGGCCGTCACCTTCAACGCCTCGTTCACCGCCATCGGACTCGCGGGTGACATGGACAGGGGTATGGTGGACCGGTTTCGGGCACTCCCCATGCCGCGTGGCTCCGTCATCCTCGGCCGCACCCTCTCCGACCTGGCGATGAGCGCAGTCACCCTCACGGTCACCTCGCTGTGCGGCCTGCTGGTGGGCTGGCGGGTGGAGGGCACCGTCGCCGCTGCCGCGGCCGGCTATGCCCTGGTACTGCTCTTCGCCTTCGCGATGTCCTGGGTGGGCGCGACCATCGGGCTGATGGCCCGGAGTGTGGAGGTCGCGCAGAGCGCCGGACTGATCTGGCTCTTCCCCGTCACGTTCGTCTCGGGTGCCTTCGTCTCCGTCACCTCCATGCCGGGTCCGCTGCGTGTCGTCGCCGAGTGGAACCCTGTTTCGGCCACGGCCACCGCGGCGCGTTCGCTCTTCGGCAACGAGGCTCCCACCGCGGTCGCGCCTCCCGGATCGTGGCCGGTCGAGCACGCCGTGCTGTATGCCCCTCTGTGCGCACTCGCGGTCATCGCCGTGTTCATGCCTCTCGCGGTGAGCCGGTATCGGCGGATCGCCCGCGGTTGA
- a CDS encoding ATP-binding cassette domain-containing protein, with amino-acid sequence MPAPTPAAVPGDAIRAEGLTRTFGDHQALRGVDLCVPAGSVLGLLGPNGAGKTTTVRILTTLLRPDGGRATVAGRDVRDEAEAVRARIGLSGQYAAVDERLTARENLYLVCRLHGLSRGPARRHAAELLERFALGEAADRPSGGFSGGMRRRLDLAGALVSRPAVVFLDEPTTGLDPRGRADTWRAVEELVADGTTVLLTTQYLEEADRLADSIAVIDHGRVIARGTSGELKTAVGGERITVTLTDPETHGTAAGAMAAVGPHRPDVDVRAGTVTVATDRGAHALREALDALDAVDVGVRDAALAPPSLDDVFLSLTGSSRQRPEPPATVEPAASSAAPARGGDGARKTGTDRGFRQPFRARRKGAHAWRP; translated from the coding sequence GTGCCGGCCCCGACTCCCGCTGCCGTACCGGGCGATGCGATCCGTGCCGAGGGACTCACCCGCACTTTTGGCGACCATCAGGCGCTGCGCGGTGTCGACCTTTGCGTCCCCGCCGGCAGCGTGCTGGGCCTTCTCGGTCCCAACGGTGCGGGCAAGACCACCACGGTGCGCATTCTCACCACGTTGCTGCGGCCGGACGGGGGCCGGGCCACGGTCGCCGGGCGGGACGTGCGGGACGAGGCCGAGGCGGTGCGCGCCCGCATCGGCCTGTCCGGTCAGTACGCGGCCGTCGACGAGCGGCTGACCGCCCGCGAGAACCTGTATCTGGTCTGCCGGCTGCATGGACTGAGCCGCGGGCCGGCCCGTCGGCACGCCGCGGAGCTTCTGGAGCGGTTCGCCCTCGGTGAGGCCGCCGACCGCCCCAGCGGAGGCTTCTCCGGCGGAATGCGCCGACGCCTCGACCTCGCCGGCGCCCTGGTCTCGCGGCCGGCCGTCGTCTTCCTCGACGAGCCCACCACCGGGCTCGACCCCCGGGGCAGGGCCGACACCTGGCGTGCCGTGGAAGAACTGGTGGCGGACGGCACCACCGTTCTGCTGACCACGCAATATCTGGAGGAGGCGGATCGCTTGGCCGACTCCATCGCCGTCATCGACCACGGACGGGTGATCGCGCGGGGTACGTCCGGCGAGCTGAAGACCGCCGTCGGCGGCGAACGCATCACCGTCACCCTCACCGACCCCGAGACGCACGGGACCGCGGCCGGTGCCATGGCCGCTGTCGGCCCGCACCGGCCCGACGTCGACGTACGCGCCGGCACGGTGACCGTCGCCACTGACCGAGGGGCGCACGCGCTGCGCGAGGCGCTCGACGCCCTGGACGCCGTCGATGTCGGGGTCCGGGATGCGGCGTTGGCCCCACCCAGTCTGGACGACGTGTTTCTGTCCTTGACGGGCAGCTCCCGGCAGCGGCCGGAGCCGCCCGCCACCGTCGAACCGGCGGCTTCGAGCGCCGCTCCCGCGCGGGGTGGGGACGGCGCTCGGAAGACCGGCACCGACCGCGGGTTCAGGCAGCCGTTCCGGGCACGCAGGAAGGGGGCGCACGCATGGCGACCCTGA
- a CDS encoding MbtH family protein — MTNPFDNPAVQHRVLVNDEGQHSLWPEFADIPAGWRAVHGPVSREECLAYVDAHWTDLTPLSALASR; from the coding sequence ATGACCAACCCCTTCGACAATCCCGCCGTTCAGCATCGCGTCCTCGTCAACGACGAGGGCCAGCACTCCCTGTGGCCCGAGTTCGCGGACATACCCGCGGGGTGGCGCGCCGTGCACGGCCCGGTCTCGCGTGAGGAGTGCCTCGCCTACGTGGACGCGCACTGGACCGATCTGACGCCGTTGAGCGCCCTGGCCTCCCGGTGA